GGACACGGGATTATTATTAGGCGCATTAAGAGGAAACGACTGTAGAAAAACACAATCTAGCAGGGATGGCCCACCATTTCTAGAGTGCAAAAAgcacgtgatcctgtccacccccataatttatTGTCTCCCTGCGCTGTATGCCCTGTGCATGCGttaattcccacccacccccactgctccatcgtgacccatcaaaaccgcgcttgactaagccgcgcccgattaaaccgcgtcgctgacgtcatcaacagggcgacaacagcaagcgcggagaaagaagggcgctttaaatagcgctttgaaagcaagccgattcaacttaaggtaagggttaggtttagggttagctttagggttaggtttagggttagctttagggttaggttaagggttaggttaagggttagctttagggttaggtttagggttaggttaagggttaggttaaggattaggattagggttaggtttaggattaggtttaggggagttaggtttaggtttaggggttaattttaggtttagggtttacagcgtgcttctgtctccgcgctgttgtcgccctgttgatgacgtcagcaatgcggtttagtcgggtgcggtttagtcgagcgcggttttgtggtggaaccctgctccatgcatgcacgcacagctttcttggagcctggggaggggggaaacggcctcccccaccccccggaggcTCTCCAGAGTCTCCTAAAcgccccattttccaacttccggtgggcccagtttttcgccctccccaggatccagaggctttctaggagtctccggagggcgaaaaaccatgcaacgcacaaaccggaagttcgggaacggacttccgggttgcccattgggccgtttttctctctctggagggtgaaaaacagcccaacggaaaccagaagtccgttctgggacttctggtttgtgcattgggtggtttttcaccctccggaggcttcatgaggctTCCCTGGAGCCTCCAGTGGGcgaaaaaatggcccaaaaccaaggccaaaaaccagctggccagcactcgcgtgtgcgctggagctgacaggataacgcctcgtgtgccctcagaaatggctccgtctgccacttgtggcatgcgtgccatagcttcgccaCCACGGCAATATATCATGCGACACATAacaacagcagccagaatcataCATGCGCAAAACTGACAGAATGGTGATAAAAGTGtttgaatgtgcagagatggataggctaacaatggaaataaaagaaagaggagaaacggAATATGATTTGGGACACATTTGGTATAATTGCTTAAGATTAGAAGCAAAGATCAAGAAGGTTCCAGTAAAGGAAGATGTAATACACGCAATGATATAGTTATAATAATAGCACACTGTATAAAATAGATACAtacataaaaggaaaggaaaaacataAGGTAAGTAACTTGAATGTATGTACacatttaagagccgaggtggcgcagtgattagggtgcagcactgcaggccacttcaactgactgttatctgcagttcagcggttctaatctcaccggctcaaagttgactcagccttccatccttccgaggtgggtgaaatgaggacccagattgggggggtgatatgctgactctgtaaaccgcttagagagggctgaaagccctatgaagcggtatataagtctaactgctattgctattgctagatctaCCGATACCAGAGCGTTGTAAAGATTGAAATTGTGACACAAAATGAACAACATTgtccaataaaaaatattttaaaaaagaaagaaaagaaaacgggCACAGAATCAAACGCACAACCAGGAAAATCTGGGAAACGCCTGAGATCGTTTgcgttaaaaaaaaaggggggggcaaagGTTGCAAATGTCCCTATAACTCACGAAGTGGAGAAGGAGAAGTCAGTAAAATGTATGGGGTGCAGATGATGAAGGTGTGACACGCCAGCCAGCTAGGGTGAGGTCGGGGCTGTGGTGCCAGACGGGGAGGGGAGAGACACGCACTGTCAAGtctacccatccacccacccacccccacccatgaAAGTTTAGCAAGTGATGTCTGAACTGCGGCCGCCAGCCGTAGTAAAGAATGGGAATTTGCTGTGCCAAGCATCCcgtaaagaggaggaaaaggaacagGGGGAGGAAAtgtaatgaggaggaggaggagggagggagggaggggaggaggaggaggaagagggggatggggaagagggaggagaggaactaAGAGCAGGAAGAAGAGGGGCGGACGGgtagaggggaggaggaaagaaaggaatagGGTGGGGGGgatgaggggaaggaaaggaatgggggagaaggagtgggggaggggggcagggggaaggagGTAGGGGAGGAATGGGGGACAGAGAAAGGggtaatgaggaggaggagggaatggaggAGGACGACAatggggaagaagagggaggaggggaaatggggaggaggagggagaaggaggaagtggGGCAGATAGGtagggggaaagaggaaggaaaggaataggGGAgttggagagggaggaggaggggtagggggaaggggaggaatgtgggagggggagggggagacggaggagagggaaaggaggagagggggaatatgggaaggaggaggaagaggagagagagggaggaggaaaaaggaggggaggaggagaggaggaaggggaggaatagGGGAGGAGGacaaagggaaggagggggaagaggaggaggggggatatgggaaggaggaaaaggaggaggggaaggagaggcagGAGGAAGGAATGGGCAGAATGGTAGAGGGGGacgaaagggagagggaaggaggagggtggaatatggggaggaggggaggaggggcagggggaaggaggaagggggacaagggggagagggaggagaaggaataggagggaaggagggagggggacaagggggagagggagggggaggaataggagggaaggaggggcagGGGGCAAGGGCTTACTGCCACCCAAACCTTCCTAGGCCCCAAACGTAGGCTGATATTTCTCACCGAAGTTTTTCAGGCCGATGTAACTGATGAAGGAGCTGCTGAGGTCGATGCCTTCCAAGGATTTCCCACAATAATCTGTAAAATCCATGTTTTCTTCCCCTTTAGGGTCCTGGCGATACCAATCCATTTGGTCCTGGAAACTAAAGCAAAATAAATCTGTTTTTCGGGGTGGgggataatagcaatagtagtagcaatagcagtgagacttatataccgcttcatagggcttccagccctctctaagcggttttacagagtcagcatatcacccccacagtctgggtccccattttacccacctctgaaggatggaaggctgagtcaaccttgagccggtgagatttgaaccgctgaactgcagataacagtcagctgaagtcgcctgcagtactgcaccctaaccactgcgccacctcggctatttatatttatatttattattatttaataataataataataataaaaatctccTGATCTCAACACAGGCGGCCCTCACTGAGCCCACAATTCCCTGttcttaagtgaggcatttgctaagtgagttttgcctcactttACGGCCTTCCTCGCCACAAAGCTGGATCACGTGAGCCTGGGGGTGGCGAAACGTTCGTAGGAAAATCATTCCTGggtcagttttttttttcaatgccgttgtaactttgaatggtcactaaatgaacatttgtaagtcgaggatgacaAATTGCAGTTCTCCAGACTTTTGGGCTGCTGGGATAGGAAGCCCACAAGGTCCTGGAGGGGCCACTGAGGAGGCCCCAGATTTATGGCAGCCGGCTGCATTTCACATTTTTGTTGGGGAACGGAAGAGTAAGAGGAGCGAAGATATAAAAGATGAATGGCTGCTTTActaatttacaggtagtcctcactttatAACCGTTCTCTCAGTcagcatcatcatcttcttcttttaatgactccataatcctttgcagggtggagtctgggcaactgaatggagctgagtgcttactggccggatgccctaccctgtcgccagtgcggagtttttattcggcagatatattctgaGAGAGAAatttctgcctctacctaggattgaactaaCAGACTCcggattgtgaggcaagagctccaccccTACGGCATCGCACCACTCTTAACAGCTctcttagtgaccattccaaattacaaagcactgaaaaaaaagcgaGTTACGACTATTTTTCCCAATTACGATCTTCGTGGCCCCCACgtgatcgtgtgatcaaaattcagactcttggccaCTGATTcgtctttatgacggttgcagtgtcctggggaggggtcccatgatccccttttgcgacctcctgccaagcaaagtcaagggggaagccagatttgcttaacaacggtggcaagaaaggccataaaatggggcaaaaagtcacttaacaaaggtctcccTTAACtataaaaatgttgggctcaatttgtGATCGTTACGTCGAGGGTTTCCTGCCTGCATTGTTTTTACAATCTTCTCTGCTGAAACAGTTGATGTTAAGTTTGCCACCTAATTTTAAGGCCACAAATATTGTGGTCAAGTGAATCCAGGTGTCTGGGAGTGTTGTGTACGGCCAGAGGATCtcgcagcagagtcggacagtgaggaggttggggaggaacataggccagtcctggagtctcggacgagggctctgcgtcggaggcagagagagagccagggccgtatgccagttatcagctgccttcggaatcagacatcagtgaggcagatgaacagctggagcctgttcccagtgcacgcatgcacagagttgccagaagaaaagaacagctcagaaatcagggtcgacttgggagtaaagtcacatgtggaaggtgaatggcccctcccatagggagtaaaagaggagctgaaggggagtggagtttgcaggagacaattcattcattcattcattcattcattcattcattcattcatttcaggagtgtgaatatctgtccgtgaatctcagagactctgtgccaaagtCTTTCCTTGCAAAAGCActtcatttgggaaatatttacagggcagctttccaagctagataaggtctgtggtcataaatacgcctttgaaagactgtttgccaggccttggctgaatgggaatgagaggaattcacattcgtttaataaaaggggttttgtcgggaccaggaatctgccttgtgctttttagggaagcttaggtcagaactgGGAGGGATGAAAGGATACAACCCCCCCACAATGCAGCGGTGGATAGAAATAGGCGTTGCACATACCGAATGGCTCCCTGCAGCTTCAGGACAAAGATGGCGGCTCCGATATCGCTGCCGTAGTGCTGGTGTAGGCCAATGTCATACCTGTGGGTGGAAAAGGTATAAAAAAAACCTCCGTGGGAAACTCTTGTCGGTTATGGAAAACTTCCATATGTCATGTGtgtacttcaattcccagaattccccagccagcatgcttaaaGATgcaaggacttcaattcccagaattccccagccaccatgcttaaAGATGCaaggacttcaatccccagagttccccagccagcatacttaAAGGTggaaggacttcaattcccagaattcctcagccagcatgtttAAAGgcacatggacttcaattcccagaattccccagccagcatgcttaaaGATGCAAGgatttcaatccccagaattccccagccagcatacttaAAGATGCaaggacttcaatccccagaattccccagccaccctgCTGGAATCTAATCCATCTCTGTCCAGTGCAGGAATCCACTACTATAGCAGGAATTAAAGGGAGATTCTTAGAGTCCTCCCAGGTCCACCTACTTGtttcctttttccattttccatctctttaatttcCGGCCAATTTCGACAAAGCTTTCAATGTCGTAGAAGCGGCTGGAGAGATACTGAAATATCCCACCTTTCTGGTGGTTTGAAGAAAGACCCTCGGACGTGCTGCTAAACTGACAGCCGACGCATAAGGAGGTCAAACGTTTGCTTTGCCGGAGctggaaagagaaggaagcagaagCAACATTTTCTACAAAGAAAGAAACCTTTGTTGtttagttgagttgagtttacaGTCATTGTCAATTAACAGCaccaccagctggccagcatttTTAGCTACACAGCAAATAAATGTATAGGGAGCGTCTCAGTCATTCAGGCTATGGttatctcaaaagtgctttttccaaaggcaacggaactttcttgttttttccttaaagatgttTCGCTTTCTTATTCCAGAAggttctgaagcttcttggatgagaaatcgaaatgtctttaaggaaaaaaaaacaagaaagccccattgcctttggaaaaagcacttttgggacacagCAAGTATTTTTTAGAGCTTCCCAAATTACTattttctagtcccaccttaggcaccaaAAAACAGCTGAGGGAGTTTGGGCCcctcaccaggagacagtgagttcttgtcctgccttaggcataaaagccaactgggtgactttgggccaatgagcaagagatggtgagttctagtcctgttttaggcatgaaaaacaccaggaggctgtgagttctagtcccaccttaggcataaaagccaactgggtgactttgggccaatgagcaagagatggtgagttctagtcctgtcttaggcatgaaaatcaccaggagactgtgagttctagtcccaccttaggcataaaactgggtgactttgggccaatgagcaagagatggtgagttctagtcctgtcttaggcatgaaaaacaccaggagacagtgagttctagtcccaccttaggcataaaagccaactgggtgactttgggccaatgaccaagagatggtgagttctagtcctgtcttaggcatgaaaaacaccaggagacagtgagttctagtcccactttaggcataaaagctaactgggtgactttgggccaatgagcaagagatggtgagttctagtcctgttttaggcatgaaaatcatcaggagactg
This is a stretch of genomic DNA from Thamnophis elegans isolate rThaEle1 unplaced genomic scaffold, rThaEle1.pri scaffold_65_arrow_ctg1, whole genome shotgun sequence. It encodes these proteins:
- the DMAC2 gene encoding distal membrane-arm assembly complex protein 2; translation: MAAPALLRQSKRLTSLCVGCQFSSTSEGLSSNHQKGGIFQYLSSRFYDIESFVEIGRKLKRWKMEKGNKYDIGLHQHYGSDIGAAIFVLKLQGAIRFQDQMDWYRQDPKGEENMDFTDYCGKSLEGIDLSSSFISYIGLKNFANLKGLKHLDLSRCPLIDDWCLNLLHPFGSTLQTLSLAGCPRITEKGLPCLHHFENLERLDVSSLPSVSHPLLIRILLEEMLPQCYIVGMDDQDDTDSPTELEKERISPTLSGVST